The Planctomycetota bacterium genome segment ATGCGCTGGATATTGACCGACAATCGCCCGGCCGGCAGCGACCCGATTCCCGAAACGGTTCATTGGGACGAGTGGCTGGGCGTAACGGCTGAGCGGCCCTACAAGGCGGAAATCTATCATCCGTTCAATTGGCGCGCCTGGCAGGCGTTTGGCACCGGGCAACTCGGTGACTTCGGCTGTCACATTTTGGATCCGGTCTTCATGGCCGTCGGGCTGACGGGACCGACGATGATTCGCGCCGAGGCGCCGACCATGAATCAGGAAGTCTGGAACAACCGCTCGACGGTTTGGTTCGAGTTCCCACGCACCAAATACACCGCCGGCGATTCGGTTCGCGTCACCTGGTACGACGGCGAAGGGCACATGCCCGAGCCCAGCGGACTGGGCATTCCCAGCGACTACAAACTGCCTGGCGCCGGCTCGGTGGTGGTCGGCACCGAGGGAAGTTTGGTGATTCCGCACGTCAAGGAACCGAAATTGTTCCCGGAAGAAAAGTTCGCCAGCCAGCCCCCGGAAAAAGTGCCCGCGATCGATCACTATGTCGGCTGGGCTGACGCCTGCCGTGGCGAGGGCTCGACCGGCTCGAACTTTGGCTACTCGGGTCCGCTAACCGAAACGGTGCTGCTCGGCACGATTGCCGTGCGACTGGCGGGCAGTGACCTGCGCTGGAACAGCGAGGAGATGAAGTTCGCCAACTCGGCCGAGGCCAACGCCCTGTTGAGCAAGCCCTATCGCCGCGGCTGGGAACCCGCCTGGGTTAAGTAACTCGCAGAGAGTGTCAATTGGGTAGCCCCGGTTGCCCTGCAACCGGGGTTGCGCAGCAACAAGAAACCACGAGCGCCGCTTTCCCTATTTGGCAAGCCAGCTTGGCTGACCACGTGTCGCCCGAGGTTTCTTGCGGGCTATCGCCCGCCCAGGTTGCAAGCAACCTGGGCTACCCACTTCGTGGCGTTTTGCGGCGCAGTCGCGAGTCGGACTCCACTGGAGCGTCGCTCACCACGCGCGGTCGCGGGACGCTTCCTGCAACTCGAACTCGTTGATCGCCGAGAGGAGCGTCTGGCGCACATCGTCGATGCGACGCTGGTCGCTGACTTGGCGCCCGCCGTGTTCGGTCACGTAGAACACGTCGACGACCTGGTCGAGGTACGTACCGATCTTGGCCACCGACACGCTTAGCCCCAACTCGAACAGCGTGCGAGTGATCGTATAGAGCAAGCCCATCCGGTCGGCGGCGAAGATATCGAGAATCGTGTACCGGTCGCTGGTGGCGTTGTCGATCATGACCTGAGTGGGGAGCGGCGACAACCCGTCGCGTCCAGGCTTCTCGGCTGGCTGCCACATTCGCCGGAAAACCGGCGTGCGCCCGTCGTTGTTGCGCAGCGCCGCGATCATCGCCCGGCTCACTTCGTCGAGTCGATCTTGCGGAGGCGGACCGGCAAAGTCGGGATCCTGGACGTGAAAGCGGTCGAGCACCAGACCATCGGCCAGCGTGTTGATTTCCGCCGAGAGAATCCGCATTCCCTGGCTGGTCAGCGCGCCGGTGATCTTATGAAACAAGCCGGGCGTAATGCCCTCGTTCGTGCCGACCGAAAACTCGATCGTGCCGGTCTCGGGCTGATAAACGCCGCGAACGATGGCGTCTTGCGGCCCCAGGTGACGCAACGAGCGGAGATCGGCCGCGATTTGCTTCGCGGGCGTGACGTTCAAATAGGCGCTCGGCAAGGCGTCGACCTGGGCTCGATACCAAGGGGCGTCTTCATCGCTTTCCAACAGAGTCAGCACCTCAGAACGTCCGCGCTCGAGGCGGAACTCGACCTCGCGCGTGGGATCCTCGCCCCCCAGGTGCTGCATTGTCCGGTGGAACAAATCGGTCAGAACTTCGATCTTCCAGGCATTCAACACCCCCGGCCCGACCGCGCCCGTGTCGGCCGCCGTCAGCACGTACAACATCTCCATCAACTCGGGCGAGCCGACATCGACGGCGAACTTGACCACCAGATCGTTGTCACTCGTGTCGCGGCGAAACGCCAGGTGGGACATCACCAGGTGCTTGTGTACCAGAAACTTCAGCAAGTCGCCGTCGGCCGCGGCAATGCCCAGCCGTTGGGCGACTTCTTCGGCGATTCGCAAGCCGACCTCGCTGTGATCTTCCGGATAGCCTTTCCCCAGGTCATGAATCAGCAGTGCCAAGTGCAGGATCCACTTCCGCTTGATGTGCCGATAGACCGCGCCGAGCGGTCCTGAATCGGCACGAAAACTAGTACACAAAGCCACCGCGCGCAAGCAGTGTTCATCGACCGTAAACTTGTGGTAGACGTTGAATTGCAGCAGGCTACGGGCGTGATTGAAGGCCGGAATCAGAATCTCGAGCACGCCCCACTCGTGCAACTCGCGGAGAATGTTCCCCAACCGCGCAGGCTGGTTCAACAGCGACAGGAATCGCTCGGCCGCCTGGGGCGATACATCGCGCGACAACGTGGGTACGGCGGCGCGAATGGCTTCGCCGGTGTCGTGCGCGATCGGCTTGTTGTACAAGTTCGACAGATCAGCCAAGCGCAGGATTTCGACCAGATCGCTCTTGATCTTGACCAGACCGTGGCGGTTGGCGGCGATCTGGTGTGGCTCGACGCGGAAATCGCGCTCGAACTGATGCCCCAACAGCGCGCTGAACAGCGGCCCCCACCAGGCCTTCCGCCGCGCGCCAATCACGAACCGTCCGGCGATGTTGCTGACCTGGTTCGTCATGCGAAAGTATTCGCGCATGAAATGCTCGACCGGCAGCATCCCCACGGTGCCTTGATGGCCAAACACTTCGGCCAATCGCATTTGCTCGGCGCGGTCCATCACGTCGTTCGAGCGGCCCGCGTGAAAGTGCATCTCGTTCCGGACATGCAACAAGAATTCATGCGCGCGCACCAGCGCCGTGAAGTCCTCGCTCGACAGCGCGCCGGACAACCGCAAACCATCCAGGTCGGCCACGCCATGACGGGCAAAGCCGATCCAGCGGATCAGTTGAATGTCGCGCAGGCCCCCCGGCGAACGCTTCAGGTTCGGCTCCAACAGGTAAACCGTCTCGCCGTATTGGTGTCGCTCCTCGGCCCGGGCTTTTTCGACCGCCGCCATGATCGGGCCGGCGCGACGATGAATGCGCTTGCCAAAGCTGCGCGTGAACCGCTGGAACAATTCCTCGCTGCCAGTCAGAAACCGCGACTCGACCAGCGAGGTGCAGATCGTGGCGTCGGCGCTGGCCAGCTTGCATGCCTGGTCAACGGTTCGCACACTTTGTCCCAGCGTCAGCCCCATGTCGAACACGTTGCGGACCATCCGCTCGGCCAAGGGCGCGACGCGATTGCTCACTTCGCGATCGTGCAGGATCATTAAGTCGACGTCCGAAAACGGTGCCACGTCGCCGCGTCCATACCCGCCGTGCGGCACCAGGACGACGTGCTTGCGCAGCCCGTCGGGTTCGGCATCGCCGATTTCGACCAACGCCGCCTCGAACAGCCCGAGCACAATGCGATCGAACAATTCGGTCAACGCGCGACAGACTTGAATGCCCGGCGAACCGCGCTGATGCCGGGCGAGCAATTTGGCCCGGCCTTCGGCCAGTTGCTGCTTGGCGGCGATGACGTGTTGATTGAGCCCGGACGCGGACATTCGTTGGCAGTCTTAACGTGCGGTGAGTTTGATCTCGGCTGCATGGGAAACGCTCGACCTTTGATCTTTGGCCTAGCGCTGCAGCAGCCCAAGAATTATGCGTTGACCGGGCCAAATTGAAAACCCGAGTCGGCGGGAAACGCGGTTTATCTCGCGGAAATCCACCCTTTTGCGCGCTGCTGGCGCGCCGCGCGTCGGCCACCTAGAAGGTCGACGGCCCCCCCGCTACAAACTGGGCACTGGCTGCTGAAGCGTCGTTGTTCTCGGGAATGCGCGACGCTGGTTGGGCATAGGTCCACGACTTGCCCGCTTGCCGTGCCGCTTGTTCCAGCGCTCGATCGCGCTCGCACCCCAGTCGTTCGACATGCTCGGCCAGCGCGTTGAACTCGACATCAACGCCAGTGCAATCGTCACCAGCGCGAAACCGCAACGGCTGGCTGGCGTTACTCGCAGTTAGCTCGTGCAACGCGCGGCGGACGCGCTCGATGGGGTTCGATTGACGACGCCCCAGCAGCTTGCCGAGCCAGGTTCGATCGGAATCGCGGCGGCGCGGTAGCTTGGATTCGGACATGGCGTTCTCACTCGCGTGGTTCATTAAGTCGCACAGCGCGACTGATGAAAGCCTATCTCACACGCGACCTGGGCGATGGTCCGCGGGCGGCCAGCGATCATCAAGATCACGCGCCCGCGCGAAGTTCAAGTCCTTGCAACCCGCAGAATCGCGACAAGCGCCAGTCACCACGGGCAGGCTGACTACCAGAGTCCGCTCATTGGCGGAATCAGCTTGCGAATGCCACGCACGATCAAATAAAGCAGCGTGGGATAATAGAAATCCCGCAAGCAACGCCGGCATTTGCACGGCATGGCCAAGGGGAGCCACACCCACTCGCCACCACGAGGACGGCGGGGGGAAGCCTCGTCAACAGCTAAACAATTCAAGCATCGCATGGAAATCGATTCCCGGACGTTTGCATGCGCGCCAGACGCATGACAAGTGTAGTGCGCCAACTCCAATGGCCGTGATGCGATTACGAGAGCTTCAACAAACCACAACCGGCTTGCGCCGTTCTGTCGCGGCCCTGGGAAGGTTATCGTGTGATGACCAATCCCCTCTCCAGGGTAAGTATTGCCCGTGTTCCAATCAGCGGCAAGGCAACCCATTGCAATCGTAACGCTGACCGTGGGCACTCAACTGGTGGAAGTTCGTGGCGCGTCAGTGGTTCTTGCTTCGACGTGCCTTCGCGTGTTTTTTCAATTTTTTTTGTTCGCCTTCAAATGTTAATTTTTCACGACAGTTTGTCGCACTTCTGCGACGTTTCTCCGTTCGCGCACTGAATGTTGGAACGCCAATCTGATTGCATTTCGCGGGCGGTCCATTGATAATTATGAGGCTGCCTGTGATCCCACCTAAGTCACTGCCCGCCTTTGCATTGAGCATCCCTTCTCCTGGGAGCGTTGAATCCATGGATCGGTTCTGTTTGATGTCTCGCCTGTCGCGATCGAACGTCGCTTGGTTGCTGGTGGGAGTCGCGATTCTTCCGTCGCTGGTTCGCGCGGCCGATGCCGCCAACACTCCGAGTGACTCAGCGGCCAAGCCGGCAATGGTCGCGCTGAGCTTGGAGACCGGCTGGCCCAAAGGGCCAACTCGGCTCAATGGCCGAGACGCGCGCCAGCAATTGCTGGCCACCGCCACCGACGCCGCCGGACAGAAACACGACGTGACGGCCACGGTTAAGTTCATCACCTCGGCGCCTGCTGTTGTCGCCATCGATGCCACCGGTTTGGCCACTCCCACGGCCCAGGGAGCCGTGACGGTGACCACCACGTTGGGCAACCTTTCAGCCAAAACCGAGTTGGTGGTCGAAAACTTCGCCGCCGACTCGGCGATCAGCTTTCCGAATCAGATCGTCCCCATGTTCACCAAGCTCGGTTGCAACGGGGGCGGCTGCCACGGCAAGAGCGGCGGGCAAAACGGCTTTCGCTTGTCGCTGTTGGGTTTCGAACCCGCCGAGGACTTTGAGCACTTGGTCAAAGAAGGGCGCGGCCGCCGGCTGTTCCCCGCCGCGGCCGATCGGAGCTTGCTGCTGTTGAAGGCAGTGAACGCCGCGCCCCACGGCGGCGGTCAGCGGATGGACCTGGACTCGCCCGAATATCGCTTGATGCGCCGCTGGATCGCGCAAGGTGCCGCGTTTGGCCCCGCCAATCCTCCCACGGTCACGCGAATCTCCGTCTTTCCCGAACAGCTTTCCCTGCCACGGCGCAGTCGCCAGCAACTTGTCGCGCTGGCCCATTACAGCGACGGCTCGATCGAAGACGTAACCCGGCTGGTCAAGTACGAGTCAAATGACAACGACCTGGCCGAAGCATCGGCCACCGGATTGGTGCAGATCGGCAAGCTGGCCGGCAACGCCTCGGTAATGGCTCGCTACCAGGGGGCCGTGGCCGTGTTCCGCGCCACCGTGCCGTTGGGCGTGAAGGTCGACAAACTGCCGCCGACTAAGAATGTGGTCGACGAGTTGGTGTTTAAGCAGTTAAAGACCCTGGGCATGCCCCCGTCGCCCGTCTGTGACGACGGCACGTTCATCCGCCGAGCCACGGTCGACATCGCCGGCCGCTTGCCCTCGGTGCAAGAAACCGAGCAGTTCATTGCCAGCAAAGACGCGAACAAACGCGATCAACTGGTCGATCGGTTGTTAGCCAGCAGCGACTACGCGGACTATTTCGCCAACAAATGGAACGCCATCCTCCGCAATCGCCGTCGGCAGCCCGGCTATATCCGCGGCACCTATGGCTTCCATGAATGGATCCGCGACGCGCTGGCCGACAACGTGCCGTACGATCAATTCGTGCGCGGCGTGCTGGCCGCGTCGGGCGAAATGGGGGCCAACCCGCCGGTCGCCTGGTTCCGCGAAGTCAACGAAGTCGAGCAACAGATCGAAGACAGCGCCCAGTTGTTCTTGGGCCTGCGCATTCAGTGCGCCCGCTGCCACCATCACCCGTTCGAGAAATGGAGCCAGCGCGATTACTACAGCTACGGCGCGTTCTTCTCGCGCGTGGGCAAGAAGCCAGGCGTGGAACTCGACGATCAGATTATTTTCCATCGTCGCGGCGCGCCGTCGATGGCCAATCCCAAGACCGGCGAGCAACTGAAGCCGACCGGCCTTGGCGCCAAGCCGCTGGAACTGCCCAACGAGCGCGACCCGCGCCAGGCGCTGGTCGACTGGATGGCCGACCCCAGCAACGAGTTCTTCGCGCCGGCGCTGGTGAACCGCTACTGGAAGCACTTCCTGGGGCGCGGCCTCGTCGAGCCGGAAGATGACATGCGAGTCACCAATCCGCCGTCCAACCCCGAGTTGATGGCTGCGCTGAGCCGCGGTTTTGTCGACAGCGGCTTCAATCTGAAGCAATTGATCCGCACGATTTGCACGTCGACGACGTACCAGTTGAGCGCCGAGCCCAACCAGTATAACGCCGACGACAAGCAGAACTTTTCTCGCTATTATCCGAAGCGCCTGGCGGCCGAAGTGTTGCTCGACGCGCTCGACACCACGGCCGCGGCGACGACCGGGTTCAATGGCCTGCCCGCCGGGACGCGCGCGGTGCAGTTGCCCGACTCGGGCGTGAACTCGTACTTCCTCACGGTGTTCGGCCGGCCCGAAATGACCAGCGCCTGCGAGTGCGAACGGACTGGCGACGCCAACCTGGCCCAGAGCTTGCACCTGCTAAACTCGGCCGACGTGCAGGGCAAGCTGACCGCCGGCTCGGGTCGCGCGGCCCTGCTGGCCAAGGACACCGGTCGCCCCGTGCCGCAGAAGGTCAACGAAATCTACATGACCGTTTACTCGCGTGCTCCGTCGCAACAAGAGTTGGACGTGGCCGCCGCCTACCTGGGCAAGCACTCGAACCAGCAGCAAGCCTACGAGGATATCCTCTGGGCGTTGGTGAACACCAAAGAGTTCTTGTTCAACCACTGATCCCGCCCTCGATCGCTTGCGCGACGCGGTTTGCCGTCGTCGCGCCGGCGCTTCACGCACCCCACTTTGAGCTATGACTCCACAGCCCAGCTACGTTCGTCGGCATGCGCACCCGTCGCGCTGGTCATGGCTCGCGGTGTTGGCCATGCTGACCACCACGACAACTGCGCAATCGCAGCAAGCCACGCTGCCGCAATCGAAGCTCTATGCGGTAACACCGGTCGGCGCGCGACAAGGGGCCGAGGTCGAACTGCGCACGACGGCGGGCGAAAACCTGGAACGCGTCGATCGGCTGTTGTTCTCGCACGCCGACATCAAAGCCACGCAAATCATGGACCCGCCGGCAGTCGAGGGCCTCGCGCCGCGTCCCACCGGTCGCTTCCGCGTCGCCGTCGGCGCCAAGGTGCCGCCGGGCGTGTACGAGGTCCGCACGGTCGGCCCCTTGGGGGCGAGCAATCCTCGCGCGTTCGTTGTCGACGGCTTGCTCGAGATTGCCGAGTCGGGCGAGCATCGCACCCTGACCACGGCCCTAAACATTGCCGTCAACACCACGGTCAACGCCACGGCCGAGGCGGCGGCGATTGATTTCTTCAGCTTCGATCTCGACGCCGGTGCGCGTGCGATCGTCGAAGTTTCGGGCGCACAAATCGACTCGAAAATCGACGCCAGCGTCGCCGTGTTCGACCCCAGCGGACTCGAAATCGCCCACAATCCTCGCGCCACCGGACGCAGCGACGCCGTGGTCGACTTTGAAGCGCCGGCCAAAGGACGCTACACCGTCGGCGTACATGACCTGACCTATCGGGGCGGGCCCGAGTTTTTCTACCGGCTCACGGCTCGTACCGGACCAGTGGTCGTCCAGGTCTGGCCGCCGGTGGGCAAAAGTGGCGCTACCAGCGAAGTGGCACTGGTGGGTCGGAACCTGCCTGGGTCGAAGCCCGACGAGGCCTGGCGATTGGCGCGTCGACCGCTTGATCGCACGACGACCCAAGTGGCGTTCCCGACGCTGAATGAAACGATTTCGGCCAATGTCGCCCCGCTGCTCGGCGCGAACCAGGCGACCATCGACGTGTTTCCGTTTCACGCCGCCGCCCCACTAACGACATTGAATCATCCACTTCTTGGCGCCAGCAACGCGCCGGTGATCGTCGAAAGCGAGCCGAACTCGACGAGCGTCCAGGCCCAGACCGTCACCGCGCCGTGCGAAGTCGTCGGCCGCTTCGACGCCCGCGGGACAGGGGACTGGTACCAGTTCACCGCCAAGAAAGGGCAAGCCCTGACGGTCGCCGTCTTTTCACAGCGACTGGGGCAGTCGACCGATCCGCAACTGGTCGTGCAACGCGTGACCAAAGACGCCAAGGGGGTCGAACAGGTTTCCGACCTGGCCGAGGTTGACGACGACGCCGGCGTGGGGACCAACGAGTTCACCACCGGGTCGAGCGATTGCGAATACCGCTTCACCGCGCCCGATGACGGGACGTACCGTGTGCTGGTGCGCGACCTGGTCGAAGGACTGGTCGACGTGCCGCGCATTTACCAGTTGCAGATTCGCGAAGCGAAGCCTGATTTTCGCCTGGTCGCCGTCTCCACTCGCTTGCCTGCGGCCCAAGCTGGCAACAAGGTGCCCAATCAGTTGGGCAATCCGTCCGAGCCGCTGGGCCTGGTGCTGCGACGCGGCGGGTCGGCGCGGCTTGACGTCCTGGTGCTGCGGGCCGACGGCTTCGACAAGCCGCTCGTCCTGTCGTTCACCGGCTTGCCCAAAGGGGTTCGCGCGCCCAGCGTGACCGTCGGTCCCAGCCAGTCGATCGCACCCGTCGTCCTGTTGGCCGACGACTCGGCGGAAGTCGCGACGGCGAACATCCAAGTGATCGGTACGGCGGCGAACGACGCCAAGTTCATTCACACGGCCCGCTATGGCACCGTCACGTGGCCCAACGAGCCGATCCGCAACAAGATCGGCGCCCGGCGTAATTCGACCGCGCGGCTGACCAGCGATCTGCCCTTGTCGGTGATCGAAGAAACATCTCCATTCACCGTGCAATGGGGGGATGTGTCGGCCGCCGCTCGGCAAGCGCGCGGCATGAAGGTCGAACTGCCGATCAAGGTCACCCGCCGCGAAGGCTACAAAGAAGCGATCACCGTCGCGGGCATCGGGCCAACGGCTTCGTTCAAGTCACAACCGGCGACGATCGCGGCCGGGGCGACCGATGGCAAGCTGTCGA includes the following:
- a CDS encoding DUF1549 domain-containing protein yields the protein MSRLSRSNVAWLLVGVAILPSLVRAADAANTPSDSAAKPAMVALSLETGWPKGPTRLNGRDARQQLLATATDAAGQKHDVTATVKFITSAPAVVAIDATGLATPTAQGAVTVTTTLGNLSAKTELVVENFAADSAISFPNQIVPMFTKLGCNGGGCHGKSGGQNGFRLSLLGFEPAEDFEHLVKEGRGRRLFPAAADRSLLLLKAVNAAPHGGGQRMDLDSPEYRLMRRWIAQGAAFGPANPPTVTRISVFPEQLSLPRRSRQQLVALAHYSDGSIEDVTRLVKYESNDNDLAEASATGLVQIGKLAGNASVMARYQGAVAVFRATVPLGVKVDKLPPTKNVVDELVFKQLKTLGMPPSPVCDDGTFIRRATVDIAGRLPSVQETEQFIASKDANKRDQLVDRLLASSDYADYFANKWNAILRNRRRQPGYIRGTYGFHEWIRDALADNVPYDQFVRGVLAASGEMGANPPVAWFREVNEVEQQIEDSAQLFLGLRIQCARCHHHPFEKWSQRDYYSYGAFFSRVGKKPGVELDDQIIFHRRGAPSMANPKTGEQLKPTGLGAKPLELPNERDPRQALVDWMADPSNEFFAPALVNRYWKHFLGRGLVEPEDDMRVTNPPSNPELMAALSRGFVDSGFNLKQLIRTICTSTTYQLSAEPNQYNADDKQNFSRYYPKRLAAEVLLDALDTTAAATTGFNGLPAGTRAVQLPDSGVNSYFLTVFGRPEMTSACECERTGDANLAQSLHLLNSADVQGKLTAGSGRAALLAKDTGRPVPQKVNEIYMTVYSRAPSQQELDVAAAYLGKHSNQQQAYEDILWALVNTKEFLFNH
- a CDS encoding PPC domain-containing protein, which translates into the protein MTPQPSYVRRHAHPSRWSWLAVLAMLTTTTTAQSQQATLPQSKLYAVTPVGARQGAEVELRTTAGENLERVDRLLFSHADIKATQIMDPPAVEGLAPRPTGRFRVAVGAKVPPGVYEVRTVGPLGASNPRAFVVDGLLEIAESGEHRTLTTALNIAVNTTVNATAEAAAIDFFSFDLDAGARAIVEVSGAQIDSKIDASVAVFDPSGLEIAHNPRATGRSDAVVDFEAPAKGRYTVGVHDLTYRGGPEFFYRLTARTGPVVVQVWPPVGKSGATSEVALVGRNLPGSKPDEAWRLARRPLDRTTTQVAFPTLNETISANVAPLLGANQATIDVFPFHAAAPLTTLNHPLLGASNAPVIVESEPNSTSVQAQTVTAPCEVVGRFDARGTGDWYQFTAKKGQALTVAVFSQRLGQSTDPQLVVQRVTKDAKGVEQVSDLAEVDDDAGVGTNEFTTGSSDCEYRFTAPDDGTYRVLVRDLVEGLVDVPRIYQLQIREAKPDFRLVAVSTRLPAAQAGNKVPNQLGNPSEPLGLVLRRGGSARLDVLVLRADGFDKPLVLSFTGLPKGVRAPSVTVGPSQSIAPVVLLADDSAEVATANIQVIGTAANDAKFIHTARYGTVTWPNEPIRNKIGARRNSTARLTSDLPLSVIEETSPFTVQWGDVSAAARQARGMKVELPIKVTRREGYKEAITVAGIGPTASFKSQPATIAAGATDGKLSIELLPTAPTEELAIYLVGQAKYQYKRDLGAAQLETARKQADKLVTDASDAAKKGEQAKQAATQAAAKAKAEADKAPAEKAAELKAKAADLEKARAAAEKAAIDAAAHAKRATEARDALAKQVADATKASAPKEVSAIMPSSPLVLQVRPTPVELSLAAATVTVKRGESVEATLIVTRLSNFGDKLPVEVVLPADHKGLTVTAPALEKAPKANVKIAAAADAKPGEFRVILRAKPKWSNQTVNVDAALTVRVE
- a CDS encoding Gfo/Idh/MocA family oxidoreductase, which encodes MSRTQVSRRHFLSTAAASAAALTVARPAWSRALGASDSLRVASVGVGGKGWSDLTSVAASKAVRVVALCDIDDSKNFMGRAAEKYPDAARFVDWRKLLDKANDFDAVIVSTPDHMHAPISLAAMALGKHVYCQKPLTHTVFEARQMRRAAERNRVVTQMGNQIQSHEAYRTAVKWVHDGLIGKVREVHSWQSGKMRWILTDNRPAGSDPIPETVHWDEWLGVTAERPYKAEIYHPFNWRAWQAFGTGQLGDFGCHILDPVFMAVGLTGPTMIRAEAPTMNQEVWNNRSTVWFEFPRTKYTAGDSVRVTWYDGEGHMPEPSGLGIPSDYKLPGAGSVVVGTEGSLVIPHVKEPKLFPEEKFASQPPEKVPAIDHYVGWADACRGEGSTGSNFGYSGPLTETVLLGTIAVRLAGSDLRWNSEEMKFANSAEANALLSKPYRRGWEPAWVK
- the glnD gene encoding [protein-PII] uridylyltransferase, producing the protein MSASGLNQHVIAAKQQLAEGRAKLLARHQRGSPGIQVCRALTELFDRIVLGLFEAALVEIGDAEPDGLRKHVVLVPHGGYGRGDVAPFSDVDLMILHDREVSNRVAPLAERMVRNVFDMGLTLGQSVRTVDQACKLASADATICTSLVESRFLTGSEELFQRFTRSFGKRIHRRAGPIMAAVEKARAEERHQYGETVYLLEPNLKRSPGGLRDIQLIRWIGFARHGVADLDGLRLSGALSSEDFTALVRAHEFLLHVRNEMHFHAGRSNDVMDRAEQMRLAEVFGHQGTVGMLPVEHFMREYFRMTNQVSNIAGRFVIGARRKAWWGPLFSALLGHQFERDFRVEPHQIAANRHGLVKIKSDLVEILRLADLSNLYNKPIAHDTGEAIRAAVPTLSRDVSPQAAERFLSLLNQPARLGNILRELHEWGVLEILIPAFNHARSLLQFNVYHKFTVDEHCLRAVALCTSFRADSGPLGAVYRHIKRKWILHLALLIHDLGKGYPEDHSEVGLRIAEEVAQRLGIAAADGDLLKFLVHKHLVMSHLAFRRDTSDNDLVVKFAVDVGSPELMEMLYVLTAADTGAVGPGVLNAWKIEVLTDLFHRTMQHLGGEDPTREVEFRLERGRSEVLTLLESDEDAPWYRAQVDALPSAYLNVTPAKQIAADLRSLRHLGPQDAIVRGVYQPETGTIEFSVGTNEGITPGLFHKITGALTSQGMRILSAEINTLADGLVLDRFHVQDPDFAGPPPQDRLDEVSRAMIAALRNNDGRTPVFRRMWQPAEKPGRDGLSPLPTQVMIDNATSDRYTILDIFAADRMGLLYTITRTLFELGLSVSVAKIGTYLDQVVDVFYVTEHGGRQVSDQRRIDDVRQTLLSAINEFELQEASRDRAW